A genomic window from Algoriphagus sp. Y33 includes:
- a CDS encoding TonB-dependent receptor codes for MEKSILRKIIMLSKYFVCAFLFQLLFTAVLMASTGHAQLKGLADVTVTVKFKGSTLNNVIAELENQSGFQFTYNEGKVPVNELRVNLSKTNAPLTEVLLEISSQTNLKFVQLDDNIHITKGAKKTPVKEDIKAAELVEVRGQVLDNTGLALPGVTVRIKNTTRGTTTDVDGEYAIQVNVGETLVFSFIGFVEKEVVVQNQTVIDIVLEEDLQNLDEVIVVGYAEQKKETIVGAVAQTSGEVLKRTGGISNVGSALTGNLPGVITTASTGVPGGENPEIVIRGQNSWNGNSPLILVDGVERPEFFNTMDINSVENISVLKDASATAVFGSRGANGVIIVSTKRGREGKAQITANVSSTVKVVSKLPGKFDAFDAIGVRNRAIENELSANPAGWSDYIPYSIREKYRTPADLAEAERYPNIDWQETLFKDYAMAYNANIGIRGGTKFTKYFASIDFQNEGDLFRKFDNNRGYEPGYNYNRLNFRSNLDFQLTSTTQLQVNLGGSYGVRKTPWGGGDSNSFWSAAYANPPDAFMPVYSDGAWGVYAPDDVAAENSVRILAVSGLQYLTKTQLSTNFVLNQDLGMILKGLNFRGTLAVDNSFTEANRGINDLYNTPFQKWIDPVTGAHLYDDVVDSNSRFDFREAVTWGTADGEVVTIGADATQRRLYYQFQLNYAGSFAERHNYSLMGLMSRQQDATGSMIPAYREDWVFRATYDYKNKYLVDYSGAYNGSEKFAPEYRFAFFHSGGLGWVLSEENFMKSISFLDFLKVRASYGEVGDDNIGGRFLFMDQWTYANSAQLGIIGVDGEYSPYTWYSQSTVGNPEVHWETVYKSNIGVEFDIFNGMINGNFDYFKDDRKDILMSGDRSIPSYYGTTAPAANLGRVITKGFEFTIGASHTFANQIRIWGDFSMTHAESMVIDRDDPELQVDYQKDQGYQLGQYRTHINNGYYSSWDELYASTPHNSNDELKLPGGMQILDFNGDGVIDSFDAAPYGYSGVPENTYSTNLGIDWKGLSLYVQFYGVNNVTRDVPLSSLNNRLNRVYEEGSYWSEDNTDPDAPMPRWGALMPGYSNGQRFLYDGSYLRLKNAEIAYLFNSDWVRKIGVETFRVYVNGNNLLLWTDMPDDRESNFSSAGFAGAYPTVRRINIGLNVTF; via the coding sequence ATGGAAAAATCAATACTTAGGAAAATCATTATGCTTTCCAAATATTTTGTGTGTGCGTTTCTTTTTCAACTGCTTTTCACAGCAGTACTGATGGCGAGTACAGGTCATGCCCAATTAAAAGGGCTTGCGGATGTGACTGTCACAGTTAAGTTTAAAGGAAGCACACTGAATAATGTCATCGCGGAGCTGGAAAACCAAAGCGGCTTTCAATTCACGTACAATGAGGGAAAAGTCCCCGTCAATGAGCTCAGGGTGAATTTGTCAAAAACCAATGCACCTCTTACAGAGGTGTTGCTGGAAATATCCAGCCAGACCAATCTGAAATTTGTTCAGCTGGATGATAATATCCATATCACAAAAGGAGCTAAAAAGACTCCTGTCAAAGAGGACATCAAAGCGGCGGAATTGGTAGAAGTAAGGGGGCAGGTGCTGGATAATACAGGTTTGGCGCTTCCGGGAGTCACTGTACGGATTAAGAATACTACCAGGGGTACCACTACTGACGTGGATGGTGAATATGCCATTCAGGTCAATGTCGGAGAAACGTTGGTTTTTAGCTTCATAGGCTTTGTAGAAAAAGAAGTTGTAGTACAGAATCAGACAGTTATCGATATAGTATTGGAGGAAGACCTCCAAAATCTCGATGAAGTGATAGTAGTGGGGTATGCCGAGCAGAAGAAGGAAACCATCGTAGGGGCGGTAGCGCAGACCAGCGGAGAGGTACTCAAGCGTACAGGTGGTATTTCCAATGTGGGATCAGCACTTACGGGTAACCTTCCGGGAGTAATCACCACCGCAAGTACGGGGGTGCCGGGAGGGGAAAATCCTGAAATAGTAATTAGGGGGCAAAATAGCTGGAACGGCAACTCTCCTCTTATTCTCGTAGATGGAGTAGAACGTCCCGAATTCTTCAACACGATGGACATAAACTCCGTGGAGAACATCTCAGTTTTAAAAGATGCCTCAGCCACTGCTGTTTTTGGATCCAGAGGTGCAAATGGGGTGATCATTGTCAGCACCAAAAGAGGTAGAGAAGGGAAAGCCCAAATCACCGCAAATGTCAGCTCTACGGTGAAAGTGGTTTCCAAATTACCCGGTAAGTTTGATGCATTTGATGCCATTGGCGTAAGAAACCGCGCAATAGAGAATGAGCTTTCTGCAAATCCGGCAGGCTGGTCAGATTATATTCCTTATTCTATCCGGGAAAAATACAGAACCCCTGCGGACTTGGCTGAAGCTGAACGCTATCCTAATATAGACTGGCAGGAAACCTTGTTTAAGGATTATGCAATGGCGTATAATGCCAATATTGGAATCAGAGGCGGGACAAAATTTACCAAATACTTTGCGAGTATCGATTTTCAGAATGAGGGTGATCTCTTTAGGAAATTTGACAATAACCGGGGATACGAACCGGGGTATAATTATAACCGCCTGAATTTCCGGAGCAACTTGGATTTTCAGCTGACATCTACTACCCAGCTTCAAGTGAATCTGGGCGGATCATACGGAGTTAGAAAAACACCTTGGGGCGGTGGGGACTCCAACAGCTTCTGGAGTGCCGCCTATGCGAATCCGCCGGATGCTTTTATGCCTGTCTATTCAGATGGAGCTTGGGGAGTTTACGCGCCTGATGATGTAGCCGCAGAAAATTCAGTTAGGATATTGGCCGTCAGCGGACTCCAATACCTAACCAAAACCCAGTTATCCACCAACTTTGTGCTTAATCAGGACTTGGGCATGATCCTAAAAGGACTCAATTTTCGAGGGACTCTAGCCGTGGATAATTCTTTTACAGAAGCCAATAGAGGGATAAATGATCTTTATAACACTCCATTTCAAAAATGGATTGACCCTGTGACAGGAGCTCACCTCTATGATGATGTAGTGGATTCAAACAGCAGATTTGACTTTAGGGAGGCTGTCACTTGGGGTACAGCAGATGGTGAAGTGGTTACGATAGGAGCGGATGCTACGCAGCGAAGACTTTACTACCAGTTTCAGTTAAATTATGCAGGGAGCTTTGCCGAACGGCACAACTATTCTCTGATGGGTTTAATGAGCCGTCAGCAGGACGCAACAGGTAGTATGATCCCTGCTTACCGTGAAGACTGGGTGTTTCGGGCTACCTACGATTATAAAAACAAGTATCTGGTTGATTATAGCGGTGCATACAACGGTTCCGAGAAGTTTGCCCCGGAATACAGATTTGCATTCTTTCACTCCGGAGGCTTAGGTTGGGTTTTATCTGAGGAAAATTTCATGAAATCCATTTCATTTTTAGACTTTTTGAAAGTGAGAGCCAGCTATGGTGAAGTAGGGGATGATAATATAGGCGGCAGATTCCTCTTTATGGATCAATGGACCTATGCAAACAGCGCCCAACTTGGAATAATAGGTGTAGACGGAGAATATAGCCCGTATACTTGGTATAGCCAGTCCACCGTGGGCAATCCGGAAGTTCATTGGGAAACGGTGTACAAAAGTAATATCGGTGTGGAGTTCGATATTTTCAACGGGATGATCAATGGTAATTTTGATTATTTCAAAGATGACCGAAAGGATATCTTAATGTCAGGGGATCGCTCAATACCAAGCTATTACGGTACTACTGCCCCTGCTGCCAACTTAGGCCGTGTGATCACCAAAGGTTTCGAATTTACCATAGGTGCAAGCCACACTTTTGCAAACCAGATTAGGATATGGGGAGATTTTTCCATGACTCATGCCGAAAGTATGGTGATAGACAGAGATGATCCTGAATTGCAGGTGGATTATCAAAAAGACCAAGGTTACCAGCTGGGCCAGTATCGTACCCACATCAACAATGGGTATTATAGCTCATGGGATGAACTTTATGCCAGTACACCACACAATTCAAATGACGAATTAAAACTTCCGGGAGGCATGCAAATACTGGATTTCAATGGTGATGGTGTAATTGATTCATTTGACGCGGCTCCCTACGGTTATTCAGGAGTTCCTGAAAATACCTACAGCACCAATCTGGGGATTGACTGGAAAGGGTTGAGCCTCTATGTACAGTTTTATGGTGTGAACAATGTTACCAGGGACGTTCCTCTAAGCAGCTTGAACAACCGTCTAAACAGGGTCTACGAAGAAGGAAGCTATTGGTCAGAAGACAATACAGATCCTGATGCGCCTATGCCGAGATGGGGTGCACTCATGCCGGGATATAGCAACGGACAGCGCTTCCTCTATGATGGATCTTATCTCCGTCTGAAAAATGCGGAAATAGCTTACCTCTTCAATTCAGACTGGGTGAGAAAGATCGGTGTGGAGACATTCAGGGTGTATGTCAATGGAAACAACTTGCTTCTCTGGACTGACATGCCGGATGACCGGGAGTCAAACTTCTCCTCAGCAGGATTTGCCGGCGCTTACCCTACTGTGAGAAGAATCAACATAGGGCTTAATGTCACATTCTAA
- a CDS encoding FecR family protein yields MDQKNKYIEFEIEDFLNDEFFIQWVKNPGEETNHFWLKWIENNPDRMSILQKSREIITMVDYKDRYVLSDQVYMDLYESIVEKSHQKRANGKHFQWSGWHKAAAILFLVFSTVYGIDVLNKKKQTDSEMNQVIPWLTIDNPVGQKYKFQLPDGTRVHLNAASKIEYPQTFDGQNRTVRMTGEAYFDVTADSDRPFVIEIDNSQVKVLGTSFNLKNGEDFELALVEGKVEVADSTGGVITLLPNEMLIKRKNGKVSKTGFDPEEVLGWKDQLLIFKDNTYPEVIEKLETWFGVRITSTLTVDKGWSYSGRYHNKSLNHVLEGISISSEFNYKIENKSVTISNP; encoded by the coding sequence ATGGACCAAAAAAATAAATATATAGAATTTGAAATCGAGGACTTTTTGAACGATGAATTCTTTATTCAGTGGGTAAAGAACCCCGGAGAAGAAACGAATCACTTTTGGCTCAAGTGGATTGAAAATAATCCCGACAGGATGTCGATTCTTCAAAAGTCAAGGGAAATCATAACTATGGTTGATTATAAGGATCGGTATGTTTTGTCTGATCAGGTATACATGGATCTATATGAAAGTATAGTGGAAAAGAGCCACCAAAAAAGAGCTAATGGCAAACACTTCCAGTGGAGCGGTTGGCACAAAGCCGCAGCAATTTTGTTTTTGGTTTTTTCCACTGTTTACGGAATAGATGTTCTCAACAAGAAAAAACAGACTGATTCTGAAATGAATCAGGTGATTCCTTGGCTGACTATAGATAATCCAGTCGGTCAGAAGTATAAATTTCAGCTTCCGGATGGCACACGGGTCCACCTTAATGCAGCCAGTAAAATAGAATATCCCCAGACGTTTGATGGTCAGAACAGAACCGTAAGGATGACCGGTGAAGCATACTTTGATGTCACAGCGGATTCTGACAGACCTTTTGTCATCGAAATTGACAATAGTCAGGTGAAGGTGCTCGGAACCTCATTCAACCTGAAGAATGGAGAGGATTTTGAACTTGCGCTGGTCGAAGGGAAAGTAGAAGTGGCGGATTCCACCGGTGGGGTCATTACCCTTTTGCCAAATGAAATGCTCATAAAGAGAAAGAATGGCAAAGTGTCCAAAACCGGATTTGATCCCGAGGAAGTGTTGGGCTGGAAAGACCAACTTCTCATTTTTAAGGATAACACCTACCCGGAAGTAATCGAAAAATTGGAGACTTGGTTTGGTGTCAGGATCACCAGCACACTGACTGTAGACAAAGGCTGGTCTTATTCAGGAAGGTATCATAATAAGTCCTTGAACCATGTCTTGGAAGGAATCAGTATTTCCTCAGAATTCAACTATAAAATCGAAAATAAATCAGTAACAATCTCAAACCCATAA
- a CDS encoding RNA polymerase sigma factor, protein MKKTQNKPIENIESSAMLYMQHSQVMVVYTEKSDREVWNSFKSGDEAAFNYIYRKHVAELYNYGMQICQQEELIRDCLQKMFVDLRKNQGKQGDVHRIKGYLFTVFHRELFKFLKNEKKQHAELIALESEESVFFIETSHETKLIDEEFAMEKKAEISKALNQLSPRQRHAIILLYQEELSYKEIAEIMNFNEVKTARTLVYRAMEKLKEIFEVKKA, encoded by the coding sequence ATGAAAAAAACCCAGAATAAACCTATTGAAAATATAGAATCCTCCGCTATGCTGTATATGCAGCATAGTCAGGTGATGGTCGTGTATACCGAAAAATCTGACCGCGAAGTATGGAACTCCTTTAAAAGCGGAGATGAAGCCGCATTCAACTATATCTACCGGAAGCATGTTGCAGAGCTTTACAATTATGGAATGCAGATCTGCCAGCAAGAAGAATTGATCCGGGACTGTTTACAAAAAATGTTTGTAGATCTGCGTAAAAACCAAGGAAAACAAGGGGATGTACATCGGATAAAGGGCTATCTCTTTACAGTGTTCCATAGAGAGCTTTTTAAGTTTTTGAAAAATGAAAAGAAACAACATGCTGAATTAATTGCACTGGAGTCCGAAGAAAGCGTTTTTTTCATTGAGACCTCCCACGAAACAAAGCTGATAGACGAAGAATTTGCGATGGAAAAGAAAGCAGAGATTTCCAAAGCACTCAATCAACTTTCTCCTAGACAAAGACATGCTATTATCCTGCTCTATCAGGAAGAATTATCCTACAAAGAGATTGCTGAAATCATGAATTTCAACGAAGTCAAAACAGCCAGAACCTTGGTTTATCGTGCCATGGAGAAGCTAAAAGAAATATTTGAAGTCAAGAAAGCCTAG
- a CDS encoding pyridoxamine 5'-phosphate oxidase family protein, translating into MEWTFENTISSENELREILGYPSEIVTRKTIDHIDEHCRNFIEKSPFITIATSDSKGNFDVSPKGDPAGFVKILSDKLLAIPDRPGNRKADTLRNIIQNPNLGLIFLIPGIKETLRVNGEAKIVTDQQVLELLTCEGKMPSLAIIVSVKEAFMHCAKCIIRSKLWVEVDSGQQNSIPSLGKVLVDHGKLDISYEELDESIKGDEKNNLY; encoded by the coding sequence ATGGAATGGACATTTGAAAATACAATTAGTTCGGAGAATGAATTACGTGAGATTTTGGGGTATCCCAGTGAAATCGTTACGAGGAAAACTATTGACCATATTGATGAACACTGCAGAAATTTTATAGAGAAATCCCCCTTTATTACCATAGCCACGTCGGACTCTAAAGGGAATTTTGATGTTTCCCCCAAAGGTGATCCAGCAGGTTTTGTCAAAATTTTGAGTGATAAACTGCTTGCTATCCCGGATAGACCCGGTAACCGAAAGGCGGATACGTTGAGAAATATCATTCAAAACCCAAATCTAGGGTTGATTTTTCTAATTCCCGGAATAAAAGAAACCTTAAGGGTAAACGGTGAGGCTAAAATAGTGACAGATCAACAGGTTTTGGAATTGCTTACTTGTGAGGGTAAGATGCCTTCTTTGGCTATCATCGTCAGTGTGAAGGAGGCATTTATGCATTGTGCCAAATGTATTATCAGGTCAAAACTGTGGGTGGAGGTAGACTCCGGCCAACAAAATTCCATTCCCTCATTAGGTAAAGTTTTAGTTGATCATGGCAAACTTGATATCTCCTATGAGGAATTGGATGAAAGTATCAAGGGTGATGAAAAAAACAATTTGTACTAA
- a CDS encoding alpha/beta hydrolase — protein MNLLKSSILASCLFISTAVLAQDGTIYPLENPSEPNAILLGTGGVENQPAPETWFKQWGDPMARNISTATLTPFLPEPGTATGAAVIVAPGGGFRWLSMGNEGWEVAEALAKQGIAAFVLKYRLRPTPESMDGFKESMNQTLSPPPAPAQGETRPSPTPFDLSDQLEDAEAAYAMIVERAEEWGVDVSRLGMIGFSAGAGLTMHSTLNSKTMKLAFIGPIYGGMGPVEVPENAPPMFNVIATDDFLFRGQFGVIDSWYKAGIPVEFHLYQNGGHGFGLGNPDRTSSRWFDAFMYWLEVNDFLVAE, from the coding sequence ATGAACCTATTAAAAAGCTCAATTTTGGCTTCGTGCCTATTCATCTCCACTGCCGTCCTGGCGCAGGATGGCACTATTTATCCACTTGAAAACCCTTCTGAGCCTAATGCTATTTTGCTAGGCACCGGTGGAGTTGAAAACCAACCTGCTCCAGAGACTTGGTTTAAGCAATGGGGAGATCCTATGGCACGGAATATTTCTACAGCTACACTGACCCCATTTCTCCCTGAACCCGGCACAGCGACAGGAGCAGCCGTAATCGTCGCTCCGGGCGGTGGCTTCAGATGGCTTTCTATGGGAAATGAAGGCTGGGAAGTTGCAGAAGCACTCGCAAAGCAGGGGATAGCAGCTTTTGTGCTGAAATACCGTCTGCGCCCGACCCCGGAATCAATGGATGGTTTCAAAGAATCCATGAATCAGACCTTATCTCCGCCACCCGCTCCTGCTCAGGGTGAAACTCGCCCAAGTCCGACTCCCTTTGATCTCTCTGATCAGCTGGAAGATGCCGAGGCTGCTTATGCAATGATTGTAGAACGTGCTGAAGAGTGGGGGGTAGATGTCAGCCGGTTAGGCATGATTGGCTTTTCTGCGGGGGCTGGACTTACGATGCACAGCACACTCAATTCCAAGACTATGAAATTGGCTTTTATAGGTCCGATATATGGCGGAATGGGTCCTGTGGAAGTTCCTGAAAATGCTCCTCCCATGTTTAATGTGATTGCTACAGACGATTTTCTTTTTAGAGGCCAGTTCGGTGTGATCGATTCCTGGTATAAGGCAGGTATCCCTGTAGAATTCCACCTTTATCAGAACGGTGGACACGGCTTCGGTCTTGGCAATCCCGACCGTACAAGCAGCCGTTGGTTTGATGCATTCATGTACTGGCTGGAAGTCAACGATTTCCTTGTTGCTGAGTAA
- a CDS encoding acyclic terpene utilization AtuA family protein: MMKIRIGSGAGYGGDRLEPAIRLMEKGNLDYIGFECLAERTIAIAQEQKRVDPSKGYNNLLEYRMEQVIPLAYKNKIKVITNMGAANPEKAAEILASLARKAGARGMKIAAVIGDDVLEQVKNQDNLVILETGQPLSSIKENIVSANAYLGALPIVEALRSGADIIVTGRVADPSLFLAPMIYEFGWSMDDFRKLGKGTLIGHLLECAGQVCGGYFADPGIKDVPELWNLGFPLVEVDESGDGFVTKLPESGGLVSTATCTEQMLYEIHDPQNYFTPDCVADFSKVEFHELEKDKIAFKEGNGNQATDTYKVSVGYRNGYLGEGEISYGGANCLKRAELAIEIIKKRLEGKELTDLRFELIGVNSINPLNSSSQLVEPPEARVRVAGKSGSAAIARQIGLEVEALYTNGPAGGGGATQHLSGQISIASVLLPKSEVQTNIIYQTID, from the coding sequence ATGATGAAGATTAGAATAGGAAGTGGAGCAGGTTATGGAGGTGACAGGCTGGAGCCTGCCATCCGGTTGATGGAGAAAGGGAATCTTGATTACATTGGATTTGAATGCCTTGCGGAGCGGACGATAGCCATTGCCCAAGAACAAAAAAGAGTCGATCCATCCAAAGGGTACAATAATTTACTTGAATATAGAATGGAACAGGTGATTCCATTAGCCTATAAAAACAAGATCAAAGTCATCACGAATATGGGAGCGGCTAATCCTGAAAAAGCGGCTGAAATATTAGCTTCTTTGGCCAGGAAAGCTGGCGCTCGTGGGATGAAAATCGCAGCAGTAATCGGAGATGATGTGCTGGAGCAAGTCAAGAATCAGGATAATCTGGTGATCCTTGAAACGGGGCAACCCTTATCTTCTATCAAAGAAAACATCGTTTCTGCAAATGCTTACCTGGGAGCATTGCCGATAGTAGAAGCTTTGCGAAGCGGTGCGGATATTATTGTGACAGGCCGGGTAGCAGATCCTTCCTTATTTCTGGCTCCCATGATTTATGAGTTTGGTTGGAGCATGGACGATTTTAGGAAATTGGGAAAAGGAACCTTGATCGGGCATTTGTTGGAATGTGCCGGACAAGTTTGTGGAGGATATTTCGCTGATCCGGGAATCAAGGATGTTCCTGAGCTGTGGAACCTTGGATTTCCCTTGGTTGAAGTGGATGAATCTGGAGATGGATTTGTGACTAAACTTCCGGAATCGGGTGGTTTGGTGAGTACTGCCACTTGCACCGAGCAGATGTTATATGAAATCCACGATCCTCAGAATTACTTTACACCGGATTGCGTAGCTGACTTTTCGAAAGTAGAATTTCACGAGTTGGAAAAAGATAAAATTGCATTCAAGGAAGGCAATGGAAATCAGGCTACTGATACTTACAAGGTCAGCGTGGGATATAGAAATGGGTATTTGGGAGAAGGAGAGATTAGCTACGGTGGTGCCAATTGTTTAAAAAGAGCTGAATTGGCCATAGAAATCATCAAAAAAAGACTGGAAGGTAAAGAACTTACTGATTTGAGATTCGAACTTATAGGAGTAAACTCCATCAATCCTTTAAACTCGTCTAGTCAGCTAGTTGAGCCTCCGGAGGCTAGAGTTAGAGTTGCCGGGAAATCCGGTTCCGCAGCTATAGCTAGGCAAATTGGTTTGGAAGTAGAAGCTCTTTATACCAATGGACCTGCCGGAGGAGGCGGGGCAACTCAGCATTTGAGCGGGCAAATTTCCATCGCTTCAGTGCTTTTACCCAAATCAGAAGTACAAACGAACATCATATACCAAACCATAGACTGA
- a CDS encoding CitMHS family transporter has translation MLSLLGFLTIVILLVLVMSKKASPVVALIMVPVVMGLIGGFGFELLDFMTDGIKTIAPTGVMFIFAILFFGILTDAGTFKPIINKLLGFAGNDPAKISVAASVLAMIVHLDGSGAVTFLVTIPAFLPLYDALTMKRANLACIVALSAGTMNILPWGGPTIRAASALEISVTELFNPLLIPVLVGLASVLLIAFYLGKSERKGEVLTKVHFEEEITFSELERPRLFWFNIALILLAVGILVSGLAPPHVIFMIAFCVAITVNYPKVKEQGKRIDAHAKAAILMASILFAAGCFTGILKGSGMISAMADSAVAYTPDWIGNHLAVIMGVLSMPASLLFDPDSFYFGILPLLASTAVEFGGSGIEVGRAAIMGQMTTGFPVSPLTGATFLLIGLTGVDLADHQRKTIPYAFLVSMIILIVSLIIGAISF, from the coding sequence ATGCTGTCACTTTTAGGTTTTCTTACCATAGTCATTTTGCTAGTCTTGGTGATGTCAAAAAAGGCATCTCCGGTAGTTGCATTGATTATGGTGCCGGTGGTGATGGGATTGATTGGAGGTTTTGGTTTTGAGTTGCTAGACTTCATGACGGATGGGATCAAGACCATCGCACCTACAGGTGTCATGTTTATTTTCGCCATTCTCTTTTTCGGGATATTGACTGACGCAGGGACTTTTAAGCCCATCATCAATAAGCTGCTGGGATTTGCAGGAAATGATCCTGCGAAAATATCTGTCGCAGCTTCAGTTTTGGCAATGATCGTGCACTTGGATGGCTCTGGAGCAGTAACTTTTTTGGTGACAATTCCGGCCTTTTTGCCCCTGTATGATGCCTTAACTATGAAACGGGCTAACCTTGCTTGTATAGTCGCTCTTTCAGCTGGAACGATGAATATTCTACCATGGGGAGGACCTACTATAAGAGCAGCCTCTGCATTGGAAATTTCGGTGACCGAACTCTTCAATCCTCTGCTGATTCCGGTTTTGGTGGGTTTAGCTTCGGTGCTCTTAATTGCATTCTATCTTGGGAAAAGTGAAAGAAAAGGAGAAGTGTTAACCAAGGTTCATTTTGAAGAAGAAATCACTTTCAGTGAATTGGAACGCCCAAGGTTGTTCTGGTTTAATATAGCGCTGATTCTTCTGGCTGTCGGGATTTTAGTGTCAGGATTAGCACCGCCTCATGTCATTTTCATGATCGCATTTTGTGTTGCTATAACGGTAAATTACCCGAAAGTGAAGGAGCAAGGAAAGCGGATTGATGCACATGCCAAGGCTGCGATTTTGATGGCAAGTATTCTTTTTGCCGCGGGATGTTTTACAGGGATTTTGAAAGGTTCAGGAATGATATCGGCAATGGCTGATTCAGCTGTTGCGTATACCCCTGATTGGATTGGGAATCATTTGGCTGTGATCATGGGGGTTTTATCCATGCCTGCAAGTCTGCTTTTCGATCCTGATTCCTTCTATTTTGGTATTTTACCTTTATTGGCTTCCACAGCCGTGGAGTTTGGAGGTTCAGGCATTGAAGTGGGAAGAGCGGCAATTATGGGGCAGATGACTACAGGATTTCCTGTTAGCCCTTTGACCGGAGCGACCTTCTTGCTGATTGGTCTGACAGGTGTTGACTTGGCAGATCACCAACGGAAGACCATTCCTTATGCATTTTTGGTGAGTATGATTATATTGATTGTTTCACTTATAATTGGGGCTATTTCCTTTTAA
- a CDS encoding sialate O-acetylesterase, with the protein MKKPLFLFSLVLLLFFTPLRGFSQDPNFYVFLSFGQSNMEGSAKYEPQDTVANDRFKVLQAVDCPDLDREMGNWYPAVPPLSRCNTGLTPGDYFGKTLAENLPDSIRIGIINVSVGGCKIELFEKDNYESYVETAPEWMKGMIAQYEGNPYGRLLELAKIAQKDGVIKGILLHQGESNTGDETWPKKVAGVYDNLLSDLGLVPGSVPLLAGELVSAEQGGKCAGMNPIIATLPSVIPNSYVISSEACEAIADGLHFSAAGYRLLGSRYGEKMAELLKKE; encoded by the coding sequence ATGAAAAAGCCGCTCTTCCTCTTTTCCTTGGTTCTGCTATTGTTTTTTACCCCCCTACGGGGATTTTCCCAGGATCCCAACTTTTATGTTTTCCTGAGTTTCGGCCAATCCAACATGGAGGGAAGTGCCAAGTATGAACCACAGGACACTGTGGCAAATGACCGGTTTAAGGTACTGCAGGCGGTGGATTGCCCGGATTTAGACAGGGAAATGGGGAATTGGTATCCAGCTGTACCGCCGCTTAGCCGCTGCAATACCGGCCTTACTCCCGGGGATTATTTCGGGAAAACGCTCGCCGAAAATCTCCCTGACAGCATCAGAATCGGTATCATCAATGTGTCTGTTGGAGGCTGTAAAATCGAGCTCTTTGAGAAAGATAATTATGAGTCTTATGTGGAAACTGCTCCGGAATGGATGAAGGGCATGATCGCCCAATACGAAGGGAACCCTTATGGGAGATTGCTGGAGCTGGCGAAAATTGCCCAGAAAGATGGGGTGATCAAAGGCATTTTGCTGCATCAAGGTGAATCCAATACAGGAGACGAAACCTGGCCTAAAAAAGTAGCAGGCGTTTATGACAACCTACTCAGCGACCTAGGATTGGTACCGGGTTCTGTTCCGTTGTTGGCAGGCGAACTTGTCAGCGCGGAGCAAGGAGGCAAGTGTGCGGGCATGAACCCCATCATTGCTACGCTTCCTTCTGTAATACCTAATTCCTATGTGATCTCCTCGGAAGCCTGCGAAGCTATAGCAGACGGACTTCATTTCTCTGCAGCCGGATACCGACTACTTGGATCCAGGTATGGTGAAAAAATGGCGGAACTTCTGAAGAAAGAATGA